The window agATAAAAATACAGATTTGGTCCCGTGTTCGgggtggaaaataaaatttatgtagGGGAAGAGGGCGAAGATGTTTTTACCATAGGGGAACGGAAAAGAGCGTAATTCGAATGTTATGAAAAGGGGCGGAAGGGCACGCCTATCTATAggtacattttcttttacacCTTTATCAGGAGGTTCAaatcaacattttttagGAACGTCGTATAGGATACTCTGAATTTGTTTGGTCAGCGTCAATCTTTATAATATCCCTTAATTTTCTTCGATTTATTCTTCGCAATGGTTTTATCGATCTCTTTTCTTAATCGTTCATCTTTGGCTTTTTTGCGTGAGCGGCGTAATTGCAGAAGCTTACGTGGACCATAAACCAAAGCAAGGCCTAAAATGGGCAGTACACACGCTATGGCAAAAAGTCCCATAAGGCCATATGTACCATAAAGTAAAACGACGCCTATGAAGGGCAGTTGAGCCGCACTGGCAAAAAATTGCGTTTTTACAAGGATTGATAAAAATACCAGAGCAGCTATTCCAAGCGCACCAAGCCCGACGAACACTCTATACTTGCTcataaggtaaaaaaattttcttatccCTTTTAGTTTTCTACCTGagtaattttgtttttctgtcGGCTTCAAGTGGCGTCCCATTTCTTCATCGAGCTTGGCATCGACTTTTTCAATAAACTCGCATACAAAGAATTTGTCTTTGGGTTTTTTCTGGTTTTTACTATTTCCcttttgaacatttttagaAAACTTATAATCTATGGATTCGTTTTTAGAATGTTCATACAGTATTGGTAGCTTCACTTTTgcctttgccttttcttttccttttccttttccttttcctttttccttttcattattttcgtTTATTATTTCGTAGGATTCTTCTTTATAATCGTAGTTATGTGTATCGgagtattcatttttaaatgcgTATCCGTCTGTGGGCATGCcatattctttttcatcctcATGAGGAACTCtggtctttttttctcgtaaaatatattcgtcTCTAGGGTTGTAATTATCTTCCTTTCCATAATAAGTAGATTTTCCTtgctgtttattttttctttcgtatttatattcatttaacatGTACTCTTCTGCACTTATGCAATTTCCGTCCTCATCGAGGTACACAACTTTGTCATGGTTTTccttaatattttttgcttcatcaATTTCATAATCATCATCCATGTTGTAGCCACGACTTTTGTAATTAATCTCATCATCGAAGTATTCCTTTCGATcggattctttttttctgtaagcATCATCCAGATCAATAAAGTCCATGTCATTCTGGGAGTCAAAATTCTTGGGGTATTTATCGCCATAAccctttttattaacatttttcatcttttccgtttccattttgtattgACTTgagctttttttaaatttatcatcAAAGTTGGATTCATCTGATTTCTTGGggattttttgaatttctgCTATTTCCTTGTAGTACTTATCCTTCTTGTAGGACATATCTTTTTGGTAGGACTTATCCTTTTGGTCATACTTGTCCTTTTGGTAGGACTTATCCTTTTGGTAGGACCTATCCTTTTGGTAGTCCTTATCCTTTTGGTAGTCCTTATCCTTTTGGTAGGACCTATCCTTTTGGTAGTCCTTATCCTTTTGGTAGTCCTTATCCTTTTGGTAGTCCTTATCCTTTTGGTAGTCCTTATCCTTTTGGTAGGCCTTATCCTTTCTGTGGGACCTATCCTTTCTGTGGGACCTATCCTTTCTGTGGGCCCTATCCTTTTTGTAGttcttatcctttttgtGGGCCCTATCCTTTTTGTGGGACTTAGACTTTTCTGCTGATTTGGTTGGTTGGTCCAAGTTGGGTTGATCGTgtgcttttttcctttttttttccctttcaaaATCGTAGGGTTTGTTCTCTCTCTCGTATTTGGATAGTTTGGTTATGTTTTGGGACTCGTCTCGGTTGGGGAGCTTTCTTGCAGGCTTATCCCTATCTTGGGAGGGAATCTTTTGTGCGAATTTCTCATCATAATCGTAGTGATGCGTATCGgagtattcatttttaaatgcgTATCCGTCTGCGGGCATACcatattctttttcatcctcATGAGGAACTCTGATCTTTTCTTCtcgtaaaatatattcgtcTCTAGGTTTGTAATTCTCTTCCTTTCCATAATAAGTAGATTTTCCTtgctgtttattttttctttcgaatTTATGTTCATTTAACCTGTGCTCTTCTGAACTTTTGAAATTTCTGTCCTCATCGAGGTGCATAACTTTGTCACGGTTTtccttcatattttttgcttcatcaATTTCATAATCATCATCCATGTTGTAGCCACGACCTTTATAATTAGTCCTATCATCAAAGTATTCCTTTCGATcggatcctttttttctgtaggCATCATCCAGAGCAATAAAGTCCATGTCATTCTGGGAGTCAAACTTCTTGGGGAACTTATCATCATAaccctttttattatcaattttcatcttttccgtttccattttttgttgacttgagtattttttaaacatatcaTCAAAGTTGGATTCATCTGATTTCTTGGGGATTTTTCGAATTTCTGGTGTTTCCATGTAGGACTTATCCTTTTGGTAGGACTTAGTTTGTTCTGCTGATTTGGTTGGTTGGTTCAAGTAGGGTAGATCGTgtgatttttccttttttttttctctttcaaaGTCATAGGGTTTATTCTCTCTTTTGAATTTGGATAGTTCGGTTATGTTTCGGGACTCGTCTAGATTGGAGGACTTTCTTGCGGACTCATCCCTATCTTGGGAGGGAAACATTCGTGAGAGTTCTTCCCaatggggggagggaagctTTCGTGCGGGCTCTTCCCTATCTTGGGGGGGAAACGTTCGTGAAAGTTGTTCCCAATTGGGGGAATTATNNNNNNNNNNNNNNNNNNNNNNNNNNNNNNNNNNNNNNNNNNNNNNNNNNNNNNNNNNNNNNNNNNNNNNNNNNNNNNNNNNNNNNNNNNNNNNNNNNNNNNNNNNNNNNNNNNNNNNNNNNNNNNNNNNNNNNNNNNNNNNNNNNNNNNNNNNNNNNNNNNNNNNNNNNNNNNNNNNNNNNNNNNNNNNNNNNNNNNNNNNNNNNNNNNNNNNNNNNNNNNNNNNNNNNNNNNNNNNNNNNNNNNNNNNNNNNNNNNNNNNNNNNNNNNNNNNNNNNNNNNNNNNNNNNNNNNNNNNNNNNNNNNNNNNNNNNNNNNNNNNNNNNNNNNNNNNNNNNNNNNNNNNNNNNNNNNNNNNNNNNNNNNNNNNNNNNNNNNNNNNNNNNNNNNNNNNNNNNNNNNNNNNNNNNNNNNNNNNNNNNNNNNNNNNNNNNNNNNNNNNNNNNNNNNNNNNNNNNNNNNNNNNNNNNNNNNNNNNNNNNNNNNNNNNNNNNNNNNNNNNNNNNNNNNNNNNNNNNNNNNNNNNNNNNNNNNNNNNNNNNNNNNNNNNNNNNNNNNNNNNNNNNNNNNNNNNNNNNNNNNNNNNNNNNNNNNNNNNNNNNNNNNNNNNNNNNNNNNNNNNNNNNNNNNNNNNNNNNNNNNNNNNNNNNNNNNNNNNNNNNNNNNNNNNNNNNNNNNNNNNNNNNNNNNNNNNNNNNNNNNNNNNNNNNNNNNNNNNNNNNNNNNNNNNNNNNNNNNNNNNNNNNNNNNNNNNNNNNNNNNNNNNNNNNNNNNNNNNNNNNNNNNNNNNNNNNNNNNNNNNNNNNNNNNCGTTCGTGAAAGTTGTTCCCAATTGGGGGAGGGAATCTTTCGTGCGGATTCCTCCCTATCTTGGGGGGGAATCTTTCGTGCGGGTTCTTCTCTATCTTGGGAGGGAAACGTTCGTGAGAGTTGTTCCCAATTTGTAGAGGGAACATTTCGTGTGGGTTCTACCCTATTAGGGTGAGTGAGCATTCGTGTGGGATCTTTCATATCTATGGAGGGAAATTTGCTTATGACTTCTGCCAAGTTCGAGCTGGGATCATTCTTAAAGTTCGAAACATTTGGAACACCTGccgcttttaatttttcgtgGTTAATGGCTAAGTCGGATAAATCCTTCGTGAATTTGTTGCCATTAAATAGGAACTCGAAttgctttttatatttttcctcttgtATTAAGGCGTTCAATCGTTTTCTGAACACATCATCGTTTCTCTCATCAAGTATGTCAAttagtttttcttttaagcTGGGGTAGATCGGGGGGGACTGTACCTGGGTTTCTCCGATTAGTATTCTACTCACTTGCATGGTTGGTGCATTCCTTGGGTGGCATTTCGTGTCGGGAGATTTTCCAAAGGTAGATGACTGGAGGGGGTGGAGGTGAGGGAATCATGTAACTCTATGTGGAATGTGCACAGTGAGGGGGTATCCACAAATATGGTTGCTCGTCAACATGCAAAAGTAACATGTAACAACACAGCAGCCATTTTTTGAGTGTCTTTGCTGATTGACCCACCTCAAGGGGATATTTCCCGGTGCAAACTAGGAGGAAGAAGGTAAAAACCTTCGTGGAAAGGATACGCggtttattcgttttttctttcatgttgGGAAGGTTCGAAGTGGTTAAACCATTAGGGTAGTggggaaaaacatttttttgggggggaaaaggggagCTGTATGgattgccccccttttttctacACTGATTGGTAGTAAGTTGGTGAGTTTT of the Plasmodium cynomolgi strain B DNA, chromosome 7, whole genome shotgun sequence genome contains:
- a CDS encoding hypothetical protein (putative); amino-acid sequence: MKEKTNKPRILSTKVFTFFLLVCTGKYPLESSTFGKSPDTKCHPRNAPTMQVSRILIGETQVQSPPIYPSLKEKLIDILDERNDDVFRKRLNALIQEEKYKKQFEFLFNGNKFTKDLSDLAINHEKLKAAGVPNVSNFKNDPSSNLAEVISKFPSIDMKDPTRMLTHPNRRRTRTKDSPPR